A single Populus nigra chromosome 13, ddPopNigr1.1, whole genome shotgun sequence DNA region contains:
- the LOC133671624 gene encoding polygalacturonase-like produces the protein MAKFVVSYVVLFLFCIFQQSNAASASYNVIKFGAKPDGKTDSTQPFLKAWSAACSSASPSTIYVPKGRYLLKETVFRGPCKNKITVQIDGTLVAPTDYRALGNSGYWILFIKVNRVSVFGGTLDAKGAGFWACRKSGQNCPVGARSITFNWANDILISGLTSINSQSMHLVINSCNNVLVRNVRVIAPDQSPNTDGIHVQTSTGVTITGSTLQTGDDCISIGPSTRNMLMSSIKCGPGHGISIGSLGKEFNEGGVENITLTNSIFSGSDNGVRIKSWPRPSNGFVRNVVFQNLIMKNVENPIIIDQNYCPNNQGCPRQSSGVKISQVTYRNIQGTSATPEAVTFHCSPSNPCRGIKLQDIKLTYLNTAATSSCKNIGGTSSGVLMPESCV, from the exons ATGGCTAAGTTTGTTGTTTCATATGTAGTGCTCTTCCTTTTCTGCATTTTTCAGCAATCAAATGCAGCTTCTGCATCCTATAATGTGATCAAGTTTGGTGCAAAACCTGATGGCAAAACTGACTCAACGCAACCCTTTCTTAAGGCATGGTCAGCTGCATGTAGCTCAGCTTCTCCATCCACAATTTATGTGCCTAAAGGAAGGTATTTGCTCAAGGAAACAGTGTTTAGAGGTCCATGCAAGAATAAAATTACGGTTCAGATAGATGGAACCCTTGTAGCTCCTACAGATTATCGTGCTCTAGGCAACTCAGGGTACTGGATTTTGTTCATAAAAGTCAATCGAGTTTCTGTATTTGGTGGCACCCTTGATGCTAAAGGTGCTGGCTTCTGGGCTTGCCGGAAATCTGGACAGAATTGCCCTGTCGGAGCTAGG TCTATAACATTCAACTGGGCAAATGACATCCTGATTAGCGGCTTGACATCCATCAACAGTCAATCAATGCACCTTGTTATCAACAGTTGCAATAATGTTTTGGTCCGAAATGTAAGGGTAATTGCTCCAGACCAAAGCCCTAACACCGACGGCATTCACGTGCAAACATCGACCGGAGTTACAATCACTGGCAGCACACTTCAGACAGGAGATGACTGCATATCAATCGGTCCAAGCACTAGGAACATGCTCATGAGCAGCATTAAGTGCGGCCCTGGACATGGTATCAG CATTGGAAGTCTAGGCAAGGAATTCAACGAAGGTGGTGTAGAAAATATAACCTTAACAAATTCAATCTTCAGTGGGTCAGacaatggtgtaaggataaaaTCATGGCCGAGGCCCAGCAATGGATTTGTGAGGAATGTTGTGTTCCAAAACTTGATTATGAAAAATGTTGAGAACCCCATTATCATTGACCAAAATTATTGCCCCAATAACCAGGGCTGTCCTCGTCAG AGCTCTGGGGTGAAGATTAGTCAAGTGACATACAGGAACATACAAGGAACATCGGCAACACCAGAGGCAGTGACATTTCATTGCAGCCCCAGTAATCCTTGCAGGGGAATCAAATTACAAGACATAAAACTTACCTACTTGAATACAGCAGCAACATCATCATGTAAGAACATAGGTGGAACCAGCAGTGGAGTCCTTATGCCTGAGAGTTGTGTATAG